A window from Pirellulales bacterium encodes these proteins:
- a CDS encoding PQQ-binding-like beta-propeller repeat protein, with product MTNESLLQALARSGLIADDVLAALQRQMATGAGKLDPAAIVGQLVTDGHLTKAQGARLLSQPAAPSVTMHVEPDDELEVLDEEEPSRPKPVPWASAGPQPTAADDLEVVPDEHEDLLPPPPPPPSPAAPKKVVRPSASLAETRAANDDLGLAPLDEDPLLSSPLQPRTSGGSTPARKSAAPTPTGKKTPPKKRRTWRNEVAPAAPELADQVDDLLGHAAADADGASAAERRQKRRAMAGPRNSWDSPLLLLGGGTLVGMLLLGAVLLWVMKRQTGDQSFELAEEAYKSGSFVQAISMYDQFLEKYPKHGSVSVAKVHRGLAEMRQAAEGARDWSKTLATTQTALNQISPEVEFPSAQTDLASILLALAQGLANQTRDKPSATLVDQTREAVALVDKFVPITLQPAEQMRDIAASLAMTVRRLDRDKALAAAIGKMQEAIQAGTLPAVYATRRELLQSYPELADDPKLIAEMVAAAERERAGVKFVAETRAAEVTDAPSLTLASLALTSTKGAAAPIDDPPTMTILDSGSVFGIEPRTGKPRWRRFVGFDTEHAPQVIKTAAGPAALLVDSVQEGIALVDAVTGKLRWRQKIDGGHYAAPVVVRDRVLLASRAGKLLVMDLETGELRGYIQLPQALRVGPIAEPRERLYYQVAEYANLYVLAAENGECREVFYLGHEPETIAAPPLLVGRYVILVVNSGAEDSVLRVLLADEDGLKLKAVDQMPLRGHVFSSPVVSGRALIVATDRGALYSIELGAPDGGKILTKLAEKPPDDKPPIVPFLAARGSELWLAGYGLTRYDVQASRGALAPKWIDDDQAVVLHPPAVVGPAVIFVTRSPRTAGASVSAINGVDASRFWETRLGVPLAAPPIVTADASKAVVMTAVGSLYEVPAAGLANRKLMDTPAATISEKFNLQPDLPLVQLPDGRCVFTQARADAPMDLRELLIYDPRSSNDKLRRKTLSQAVAAQPVAFGEGLLVPAKIGQVLLVDPDTGRNLIEPFQPIVEVGVDVAWTEPAVFDDKQALISDGATKLYLLAVADAPRAHLEAAATVELAVPLVSTMASAGNFAYGVDRGNRLISFRLPDLAPAKDWPLDARAVWGPTRVGNYVLVATLSGQLTCVDGTGELKWQVPLGHGGVIGSPLESRGEIVAGSNSGSVYRIAPDTGKVVSEIALGQPLALGPVRWHDRLLFAGSDGTLYVVAEPK from the coding sequence ATGACGAATGAATCGTTGCTCCAAGCGCTCGCGCGCAGCGGACTCATCGCCGACGACGTACTCGCCGCGCTACAGCGCCAGATGGCGACCGGCGCGGGCAAGCTCGATCCCGCCGCGATCGTTGGGCAACTCGTCACAGACGGGCACCTGACCAAGGCCCAGGGAGCTCGGTTGCTCTCCCAGCCGGCGGCTCCCAGCGTGACGATGCACGTTGAGCCGGACGACGAACTCGAGGTTCTAGACGAAGAGGAGCCTTCAAGGCCGAAGCCGGTCCCTTGGGCCTCGGCCGGACCACAGCCGACCGCGGCCGACGATCTGGAGGTGGTCCCGGACGAACACGAGGACCTGCTGCCGCCGCCCCCCCCTCCGCCGTCTCCCGCGGCACCGAAGAAGGTCGTGCGACCGAGCGCCAGCCTGGCTGAAACGCGGGCCGCGAACGACGATTTGGGCTTGGCTCCCCTGGACGAGGATCCGCTGCTCTCTTCGCCACTGCAGCCGCGCACATCGGGCGGATCGACCCCCGCGCGGAAGTCGGCGGCGCCAACGCCGACCGGAAAAAAGACCCCTCCAAAGAAACGCCGCACATGGCGTAACGAAGTGGCGCCCGCGGCTCCCGAGTTGGCCGACCAGGTGGACGATTTGCTGGGCCACGCGGCCGCCGACGCAGACGGCGCCTCAGCGGCCGAACGCCGCCAAAAGCGGCGGGCTATGGCCGGGCCGCGCAATTCCTGGGATTCTCCCTTGTTGCTGCTTGGCGGGGGAACGCTGGTGGGCATGCTGCTGTTGGGCGCCGTGTTGCTATGGGTAATGAAACGGCAGACCGGCGACCAATCCTTCGAGCTTGCCGAAGAAGCGTACAAGTCGGGCTCCTTTGTCCAAGCCATTTCGATGTATGACCAGTTCCTCGAAAAGTATCCCAAACATGGCTCGGTGAGCGTGGCCAAGGTCCATCGCGGCCTGGCCGAGATGCGTCAGGCCGCGGAAGGGGCGCGCGACTGGTCGAAAACGTTGGCAACCACGCAAACGGCCCTGAATCAAATCTCGCCGGAAGTCGAGTTTCCGTCGGCGCAGACGGATCTGGCATCGATCTTGCTCGCGCTGGCCCAAGGTTTGGCGAATCAAACGCGTGACAAACCGAGCGCCACGTTGGTTGATCAAACGCGCGAGGCGGTGGCGCTCGTCGATAAGTTTGTTCCCATCACATTGCAACCGGCCGAACAGATGCGCGACATCGCCGCTTCTCTGGCGATGACCGTCCGCCGGCTCGATCGCGATAAGGCGCTGGCCGCCGCGATCGGCAAGATGCAAGAAGCGATCCAGGCGGGGACGCTGCCGGCGGTCTACGCCACACGTCGTGAATTATTGCAGTCGTATCCGGAACTGGCGGACGATCCGAAACTGATCGCCGAAATGGTGGCTGCCGCCGAGCGTGAGCGTGCCGGCGTGAAATTTGTCGCCGAAACGCGCGCCGCTGAGGTGACCGACGCGCCCTCGCTCACATTGGCATCTCTCGCGCTGACAAGCACCAAAGGGGCCGCGGCACCGATCGACGATCCGCCGACCATGACCATTCTGGATTCCGGTTCGGTCTTCGGCATCGAGCCGCGAACCGGCAAGCCGCGCTGGCGCCGGTTCGTGGGATTCGATACGGAACATGCGCCGCAGGTCATCAAGACGGCCGCTGGTCCCGCGGCACTGTTGGTCGACAGCGTGCAAGAGGGCATCGCACTGGTGGATGCCGTCACAGGCAAACTGCGCTGGCGCCAAAAGATCGACGGCGGACATTACGCGGCGCCCGTCGTCGTGCGCGACCGTGTGTTGCTGGCCAGCCGCGCGGGCAAGCTGTTGGTGATGGATCTCGAAACGGGGGAATTGCGAGGCTACATCCAATTGCCGCAAGCCTTGCGCGTCGGGCCGATCGCCGAACCTCGCGAGCGGCTTTATTACCAGGTGGCCGAGTACGCCAATCTATATGTATTAGCGGCTGAAAATGGGGAATGCCGCGAAGTATTTTATTTGGGCCACGAGCCGGAAACCATCGCGGCGCCGCCGCTGCTGGTGGGGCGTTACGTGATACTGGTCGTCAACAGCGGCGCCGAGGACTCCGTATTGCGCGTGCTGTTGGCAGATGAAGACGGCTTGAAACTCAAAGCCGTCGACCAGATGCCGCTGCGCGGCCATGTATTCTCGTCGCCGGTCGTTAGTGGCCGCGCACTGATCGTGGCAACCGATCGCGGGGCACTGTATTCGATCGAGTTGGGAGCGCCCGACGGCGGCAAAATCCTGACCAAGCTTGCCGAAAAACCTCCCGATGATAAACCGCCGATCGTGCCGTTTTTGGCGGCGCGCGGTTCCGAGCTGTGGTTGGCTGGCTACGGCCTCACTCGCTACGACGTGCAGGCTTCCCGTGGCGCGCTCGCGCCCAAGTGGATCGACGACGACCAGGCCGTCGTGTTGCACCCGCCTGCCGTGGTTGGCCCGGCCGTGATCTTCGTCACGCGCAGTCCGCGAACGGCCGGCGCTTCGGTGAGCGCGATTAACGGCGTCGACGCCAGCCGGTTTTGGGAAACACGGCTTGGTGTGCCGCTGGCCGCTCCGCCGATCGTCACCGCTGATGCCAGCAAAGCGGTTGTCATGACTGCCGTCGGTTCCTTGTACGAAGTGCCTGCGGCCGGTTTGGCCAACCGCAAGCTGATGGATACCCCCGCGGCCACCATTAGCGAGAAATTCAATCTGCAACCCGATCTACCGCTCGTGCAATTGCCCGATGGTCGATGCGTTTTCACGCAGGCACGCGCCGACGCGCCGATGGATCTCCGCGAATTGCTCATCTACGACCCAAGATCCAGCAATGACAAGCTGCGGCGCAAGACACTCAGTCAAGCCGTGGCGGCCCAGCCTGTTGCCTTTGGCGAGGGGCTATTGGTGCCGGCCAAGATCGGGCAGGTGTTGCTGGTCGATCCCGACACGGGGCGCAATCTGATCGAGCCTTTTCAGCCGATTGTGGAAGTGGGGGTCGACGTCGCCTGGACGGAGCCCGCCGTTTTCGACGACAAGCAGGCATTGATCTCTGACGGCGCGACGAAGTTGTACCTGCTGGCCGTGGCCGACGCGCCGCGGGCGCATCTCGAAGCGGCCGCGACTGTCGAATTGGCGGTGCCGCTCGTGTCGACGATGGCGTCAGCTGGCAACTTTGCTTACGGCGTCGATCGCGGAAATCGCTTGATCTCGTTTCGCTTGCCCGACCTGGCCCCGGCCAAGGACTGGCCGCTGGATGCGCGTGCCGTGTGGGGGCCGACGCGTGTCGGCAACTATGTGCTCGTGGCGACACTCTCTGGTCAATTGACCTGTGTCGACGGCACGGGAGAACTGAAATGGCAGGTGCCGCTTGGGCACGGTGGTGTGATAGGCAGTCCTCTCGAATCGCGCGGCGAGATCGTAGCGGGCTCGAATTCCGGCAGCGTCTATCGAATAGCCCCTGACACGGGCAAGGTCGTTTCAGAAATCGCGCTCGGCCAACCGCTCGCACTGGGGCCGGTGCGTTGGCACGATCGATTGTTGTTTGCCGGTAGCGACGGCACGTTGTACGTGGTTGCCGAGCCGAAATAG
- a CDS encoding SpoIIE family protein phosphatase: MAVLQVLKGMAPGQQFPLEAEKAVLGRHPDCDIVLDIGAVSRQHAQILQIEADYYLEDLKSRNGTYVNGQQIHDRRRLEDNDRIKICDLLFTFRREQPQRQSGTIDGALGLSAELVDDAGASAGSTVMSKLDLSKKEPGRYTVNAEAKLKAILEINDNLGSAISVDQVLPKILDSLFKVFLQADRGFIVLQENDKAPLIPKAVKHRRADAEEMIRISRTIVSQVMQSKEAILSADAASDSRFDSSQSIADFRIRSMMCAPLLNSTGKALGAIQIDTLDQRSRFQQEDLDVLANVAGQAGRALENAQLHDAAMRQHAFERDLQLAHKVQQGFLPSAPPKVEGYDFFDFYEPANQVGGDYFDYVPLSGGRLAMILADVSGKGISAALLTAKLSSEARYCLASEPTPAGAMNRLNAAFSASGWEDRFVTIVIAVLDPNKHEVCLVNGGHMAPFLRHADGRVEEVGSDAAGVPLGVAGDYEYQQFEMVLKPSESLTLFTDGFSEAMNANNDLYGLARLHDHLATAAKGVQQQGAILLADVKSFVGDRAQSDDMCLICFGRQ; encoded by the coding sequence ATGGCCGTACTACAAGTTCTCAAGGGGATGGCTCCCGGTCAGCAGTTTCCGCTCGAAGCGGAGAAGGCCGTGCTTGGCCGACATCCGGATTGCGACATCGTGCTCGACATCGGGGCCGTCAGCCGGCAGCACGCCCAGATCCTGCAAATCGAAGCCGACTATTACCTAGAGGACCTCAAGAGCCGCAACGGCACCTACGTCAACGGGCAGCAGATACACGATCGACGTCGCCTGGAGGACAACGATCGCATCAAGATCTGCGATCTGCTGTTTACCTTCCGCCGCGAACAGCCGCAGCGGCAATCGGGCACCATCGACGGCGCCTTGGGGCTGTCAGCCGAGTTGGTGGACGACGCCGGCGCCTCGGCCGGCTCGACCGTGATGTCCAAGCTCGACCTGAGCAAGAAAGAGCCGGGGCGATACACCGTCAATGCCGAGGCCAAGCTCAAGGCCATTCTCGAAATCAACGATAACCTGGGCTCGGCCATCTCGGTCGATCAGGTGCTGCCAAAGATTCTCGACAGCTTGTTCAAGGTGTTCTTGCAGGCCGACCGAGGATTCATCGTCCTGCAAGAGAACGATAAGGCGCCCCTGATTCCCAAGGCTGTCAAGCATCGCCGAGCCGACGCCGAGGAGATGATTCGCATCAGCCGCACGATCGTCAGCCAGGTCATGCAAAGTAAAGAGGCGATCCTCTCGGCCGATGCGGCCAGCGACTCGCGTTTCGATTCGAGTCAGAGCATCGCCGACTTTCGCATTCGATCGATGATGTGCGCGCCGTTGCTCAATAGCACCGGCAAAGCGCTGGGGGCCATTCAGATCGACACGCTGGATCAGCGCAGTCGCTTTCAGCAAGAAGACCTCGACGTGCTGGCCAACGTCGCGGGCCAGGCCGGGCGGGCGCTCGAGAACGCACAGCTGCACGACGCGGCCATGCGGCAACACGCCTTCGAGCGCGACTTGCAGCTGGCCCACAAGGTGCAGCAAGGATTTTTGCCCAGCGCGCCGCCGAAGGTCGAAGGCTACGACTTTTTCGACTTCTACGAGCCGGCCAACCAGGTTGGTGGCGATTACTTCGACTACGTTCCGTTGTCCGGCGGACGATTGGCCATGATTCTGGCCGATGTGTCTGGCAAGGGCATCTCGGCAGCGTTGCTGACCGCGAAGTTGTCGAGCGAAGCCCGCTATTGCCTGGCCAGCGAGCCCACGCCCGCAGGCGCTATGAACCGCCTGAACGCGGCCTTCAGCGCCAGCGGCTGGGAAGACCGATTTGTGACCATCGTGATCGCCGTGCTCGATCCAAATAAACACGAGGTATGCCTCGTGAACGGTGGTCACATGGCGCCGTTTCTGCGACACGCAGACGGTCGCGTGGAAGAGGTCGGCTCCGATGCGGCCGGAGTGCCCCTCGGAGTTGCCGGCGACTACGAGTACCAGCAGTTCGAAATGGTGCTCAAGCCTAGCGAATCGTTGACCTTGTTCACCGACGGCTTTAGCGAGGCCATGAACGCCAACAACGATTTGTACGGGCTGGCCCGCTTGCACGATCATCTGGCAACGGCCGCCAAGGGCGTGCAGCAGCAGGGGGCAATTTTGCTCGCAGACGTCAAAAGCTTTGTCGGCGACCGCGCCCAAAGCGACGATATGTGTCTCATCTGCTTTGGCCGGCAGTAG
- a CDS encoding Gfo/Idh/MocA family oxidoreductase, whose product MPKIGVGLVGSQFITTQHYEALAHVPDAEVLAVASPTIEHVRTFAEKRGIPRWFVDYHEMYRLPEIQLVVLGLPNYLHCEAVLAAAAAGKHVVLEKPMAMNLAECDRMIDACRAAGVKLMYAEELCFAPKYTRLKQMVDSGALGKLHLVKQMEKHSGPHTDWFYNTDLSGGGVALDMGCHAIEFFRWLLSGPDCANRPRATSVYAQMGTHVHAHKTRGDDEALIIVEFDNGCTGLAEESWTKPGGMDDRAEVYGSAGQAYADLLRGNSIHTYSERGYDYAVEKASQTSGWSFTIYEENWNYGFPQEMAHFVECVRDDKQPIVTGEDGRATLEIIMAAYASAGSGRKITLPFATDAKKPIDLWRPPGKR is encoded by the coding sequence ATGCCCAAGATCGGCGTTGGCCTGGTAGGTAGTCAGTTCATTACGACGCAGCACTACGAAGCGTTGGCCCACGTGCCCGACGCGGAGGTGCTGGCTGTTGCGTCGCCGACGATCGAGCACGTGCGCACTTTCGCCGAGAAACGCGGCATCCCGCGCTGGTTTGTCGACTATCACGAGATGTATCGCCTGCCCGAGATTCAGCTGGTGGTGCTGGGGCTGCCGAACTACCTGCATTGCGAGGCCGTGCTGGCAGCGGCAGCGGCCGGCAAGCATGTGGTGTTGGAAAAGCCAATGGCCATGAACCTGGCCGAGTGCGATCGGATGATCGACGCCTGCCGCGCGGCCGGCGTCAAGCTGATGTATGCCGAGGAACTGTGCTTCGCCCCGAAGTATACGCGGCTAAAGCAAATGGTCGATTCCGGAGCGCTCGGCAAGCTCCATCTTGTCAAACAGATGGAGAAACATAGCGGCCCCCATACCGATTGGTTCTACAACACCGATCTCAGCGGGGGCGGCGTCGCGCTGGATATGGGCTGCCACGCGATTGAGTTCTTTCGCTGGTTGCTGTCCGGGCCCGACTGCGCGAACCGCCCCCGCGCCACCAGCGTCTACGCCCAGATGGGTACGCATGTCCATGCCCACAAGACGCGCGGCGACGACGAGGCGCTGATCATCGTCGAATTCGACAATGGCTGCACGGGCCTGGCCGAAGAAAGTTGGACCAAGCCGGGCGGCATGGACGATCGCGCCGAAGTCTACGGCTCGGCCGGACAGGCTTACGCCGATCTGTTGCGCGGCAACTCGATCCACACGTATTCCGAGCGCGGCTATGACTACGCCGTCGAAAAGGCCAGCCAGACTTCCGGTTGGAGCTTCACGATCTACGAAGAGAATTGGAATTACGGATTCCCGCAAGAGATGGCTCACTTTGTCGAATGCGTGCGCGACGATAAGCAGCCGATCGTCACGGGCGAGGACGGCCGCGCGACGTTGGAAATCATCATGGCCGCCTACGCTTCGGCCGGCAGCGGCCGGAAGATCACGCTGCCGTTTGCCACCGACGCTAAAAAACCGATCGACCTGTGGCGCCCCCCAGGAAAGCGTTGA
- a CDS encoding class I SAM-dependent methyltransferase has protein sequence MKLDDVIPWGRSLDEYRAMFALSAADVASRILGCGDGPASFNADGTELGYRITSCDPIYEFTGAQVESRVHQSYPAMIAQVKAKPDNFRWELFRDPDHLVEYRLAAMRGFLADYEAGKASGRYVAASLPRLPFADAAFDLALCSHFLFLYSAHIDLAFHRQALQELLRVAREVRIFPLLDLDCVRSAHVEPVCAFLRSEGHQVEIVRVPYEFQRGGNEMLRIRRRHSSQSMC, from the coding sequence ATGAAGCTCGACGACGTCATTCCCTGGGGCCGGTCGCTGGACGAATATCGCGCCATGTTCGCCTTGTCAGCGGCCGACGTGGCGAGTCGGATTCTGGGCTGCGGCGACGGGCCGGCCAGCTTCAATGCCGACGGGACGGAGTTGGGCTACCGCATCACCTCTTGCGACCCAATCTACGAATTCACGGGCGCGCAGGTCGAGTCGCGTGTACACCAGTCCTACCCAGCCATGATCGCGCAGGTGAAAGCGAAGCCGGATAACTTTCGCTGGGAGCTTTTTCGCGATCCCGATCACCTGGTCGAGTATCGTCTGGCAGCCATGCGCGGCTTCCTGGCGGACTACGAAGCCGGCAAGGCGTCAGGGCGGTATGTTGCCGCGTCGCTGCCACGACTACCGTTTGCCGATGCGGCGTTCGACCTCGCGCTCTGTTCGCATTTCTTGTTTCTTTATTCGGCACACATTGATTTGGCATTCCACCGCCAGGCGCTTCAAGAGTTGCTGCGCGTCGCACGTGAAGTGCGGATATTTCCTTTGCTCGATCTCGATTGCGTACGCTCTGCGCATGTCGAACCCGTCTGCGCATTCCTGCGCAGTGAAGGCCATCAGGTCGAGATTGTCCGCGTGCCATACGAGTTTCAGCGCGGCGGAAACGAAATGCTGCGGATCCGTCGACGCCATTCAAGCCAAAGCATGTGTTAG
- the guaB gene encoding IMP dehydrogenase, translating into MQDKLQYQGITFDDVLLEPRYSTVVPGDCDVSTRLTRRIKLNIPLLSSPMDTVTESDMAIALAQEGGLGVIHKNMSIDMQTKEVDKVKRSANGIIFDPVTLPPDATVGKAREIMAQHNVSGLPITENSGRLAGILTRRDLRFLEASDMRIAEVMTRDHLVTATGNVTLEEAEKILMANKVEKLLLVDENNRLTGLITIKDIDKMRRFPNACKDRQGRLRVGAAIGVHEYERAENLLSKDVDVLIVDSAHGHSANVVETVRGIKQRWDIDVVAGNVATKEGCHDLIAAGADAVKIGIGPGSICTTRVISGVGVPQITAIYQAAQAASDAGIPIVADGGIRYSGDLTKAIAAGAHSVMIGGLFAGLAESPGEQILYQGRTFKIYRGMGSMGAMVKGSSERYRQSTSERGSEKFVPEGVEGRVPFKGQLSSFVYQLIGGLRAGMGYCGARAIEDLRRDARFIQVTAASVRESHPHDIAITQEAPNYSAEYAAGDGA; encoded by the coding sequence ATGCAAGACAAGCTGCAATATCAGGGCATCACATTCGACGACGTGCTACTCGAGCCTCGCTACAGCACAGTAGTGCCCGGCGACTGCGATGTCAGCACGCGGCTGACGCGGCGGATCAAACTCAACATCCCGCTGCTGAGCTCGCCCATGGACACGGTCACCGAGAGTGACATGGCCATCGCCCTGGCCCAGGAAGGGGGCCTGGGTGTCATTCATAAAAACATGTCGATCGACATGCAGACCAAAGAAGTCGACAAGGTCAAGCGCAGTGCCAACGGCATCATCTTCGACCCCGTCACGCTGCCGCCCGACGCCACAGTGGGCAAGGCCCGCGAGATCATGGCCCAACACAATGTCTCGGGTCTGCCGATCACCGAGAACTCCGGACGGCTAGCTGGCATTCTCACGCGGCGCGACTTGCGGTTCCTCGAAGCTAGCGACATGCGCATCGCCGAGGTCATGACCCGCGATCACCTGGTGACGGCCACGGGAAATGTAACGCTTGAGGAAGCTGAAAAGATCCTGATGGCAAATAAGGTCGAGAAACTTCTACTGGTTGACGAAAATAACAGACTGACCGGCCTGATTACGATCAAAGACATCGACAAGATGCGCCGGTTTCCGAATGCCTGCAAAGATAGGCAAGGCAGGCTACGCGTCGGAGCGGCCATTGGAGTACATGAATACGAGCGTGCTGAAAACCTGTTGAGCAAGGACGTAGACGTCCTGATCGTCGACAGTGCCCACGGGCATTCGGCCAACGTAGTCGAGACGGTACGGGGAATTAAGCAGCGTTGGGACATTGACGTCGTTGCGGGGAACGTCGCCACCAAGGAGGGATGCCACGATCTGATCGCCGCGGGAGCGGATGCTGTCAAAATCGGGATTGGACCTGGGTCGATTTGCACGACCCGCGTTATTTCCGGAGTTGGCGTTCCGCAGATTACGGCGATCTACCAAGCCGCGCAGGCTGCCAGCGATGCTGGCATACCGATCGTCGCCGACGGTGGCATCCGCTACTCGGGCGACCTGACGAAAGCCATCGCGGCAGGCGCGCACTCGGTGATGATCGGCGGACTATTCGCCGGACTCGCCGAGAGCCCAGGCGAACAGATCCTCTACCAAGGACGCACGTTCAAGATTTATCGCGGCATGGGCTCCATGGGCGCGATGGTCAAAGGATCCAGCGAACGATACCGACAAAGCACCAGCGAACGAGGCAGCGAAAAATTTGTGCCTGAGGGAGTCGAAGGACGAGTTCCCTTCAAAGGCCAATTGAGCTCGTTTGTCTACCAGTTGATCGGCGGACTGCGGGCGGGAATGGGTTACTGCGGTGCACGAGCAATCGAGGATTTGCGAAGGGATGCGCGATTCATTCAGGTTACAGCGGCCAGCGTGCGGGAGAGTCACCCACATGATATTGCCATTACGCAGGAAGCACCGAACTACAGCGCAGAGTACGCTGCCGGCGACGGCGCGTAG